From the Lampris incognitus isolate fLamInc1 chromosome 10, fLamInc1.hap2, whole genome shotgun sequence genome, one window contains:
- the LOC130119974 gene encoding neuropeptide B-like: protein MDASFKLAFLLPVISVLVSCGPAQAWYKQAGRGGYYSVGRASGLLSGIQRAPYTRRAQPEPPDSRGSAPDNVASKLRFLLKTMPLCIKDITPNLHNCERFQDSVGLFQCEAEVFLTLDPSDCTDD, encoded by the exons ATGGACGCGTCCTTTAAACTGGCTTTCCTCCTCCCGGTGATCTCCGTGCTGGTGTCCTGCGGTCCGGCGCAGGCGTGGTACAAGCAGGCGGGACGCGGCGGTTATTACTCCGTGGGCAGAGCGTCCGGGCTGCTGTCCGGGATCCAGAGGGCCCCTTACACCAGGAGAGCCCAACCGGAGCCGCCCGACAGCCGAGGATCCGCTCCAGATAACGTCGCCTCCAAGTTGAGATTCCTGCTCAAGACCATG CCTCTTTGCATCAAAGACATTACGCCGAACCTGCACAACTGTGAGCGGTTCCAGGACAGCGTGGGCTTATTTCAGTGTGAAGCGGAGGTTTTCCTGACACTCGACCCATCGGACTGCACTGACGACTGA